The DNA region ATTTTTTGTGTATTTCCTTAAGCCTCTCGCTTTCTACATGAGTATATATCTGTGTTGTAGATATATCAGAGTGCCCGAGCATTATCTGAATGGTCCTAAGATCAGCGCCACGTTCTAAGAGATGTGTGGCAAATGAGTGTCTTAGCGTATGAGGGCTAATGTCTTTTGTTATGCCTGATTTAAGGGCGTAGTTTTTAATAAGTTTCCAAAAACCTTGGCGACTCATGCCTTTTCCTCTTCTTGTGACAAAAAGCTCCTTTGCATCTTTACCTTTTAGAAGCACAGGCCTTGAGTTCTCCATATAGATCTTTAACTTCTCCTGTGCTTTCTCTCCAATGGGCACGATTCTCTCTTTTGAGCCTTTGCCGTATACAATCACAAATCCCATCTCAAAGTTTACATCGTTTAGCTTAAGCCCAATTAACTCTGAGACCCTGATGCCGGTTGCGTAGAGAACCTCAAGCATCGCTAAATCCCTTATGCCTTCTGGTGTTGATTCATCGGGTGATGCTAGGATTATCTCAACGTCTTCAAGTGATATCACACCTGGTATGCTT from Thermodesulfobacteriota bacterium includes:
- the xerD gene encoding site-specific tyrosine recombinase XerD, whose translation is FLSEFKKQGFSDTTTVRTIVSIKQFFKYLLLEKIIKEDPTSQIQTPKMKKSIPGVISLEDVEIILASPDESTPEGIRDLAMLEVLYATGIRVSELIGLKLNDVNFEMGFVIVYGKGSKERIVPIGEKAQEKLKIYMENSRPVLLKGKDAKELFVTRRGKGMSRQGFWKLIKNYALKSGITKDISPHTLRHSFATHLLERGADLRTIQIMLGHSDISTTQIYTHVESERLKEIHKKYHPRS